Proteins from a single region of Oreochromis niloticus isolate F11D_XX linkage group LG7, O_niloticus_UMD_NMBU, whole genome shotgun sequence:
- the rnf208 gene encoding RING finger protein 208 — MSCLRRQPVTIPMDTVKIIQSEKFPRECPVPVTQPRYAPPPRVAWDGGGEGEIIVNQACSDLTLDIAGSPRPMVSAPAPVMRREQSFLAQRKTSANEICYHQFHYKMDDVIVNQYVLRSSSTSSSSSSSSSSGPVMPCEPLDCPTCGHTYNFAGKRPRILSCLHSVCEECLQILYESCPKYKFISCPTCRRETVLFTDYGLAALAINTSILSRLPSDPNGPVQWGGDADRSCYQTVRQYCQSACTCQIANPLSSCGIM, encoded by the coding sequence ATGTCCTGCCTCAGGCGTCAGCCCGTGACCATCCCGATGGACACCGTCAAGATCATCCAGTCTGAGAAGTTTCCCAGAGAGTGTCCTGTGCCCGTCACCCAGCCACGCTATGCCCCGCCCCCCAGAGTGGCGTGGGACGGTGGAGGTGAGGGCGAGATCATCGTCAACCAGGCCTGCAGCGACCTAACTTTGGACATAGCAGGGTCTCCCAGGCCGATGGTGTCCGCCCCGGCCCCCGTGATGCGCAGGGAGCAGAGCTTCCTGGCGCAGCGAAAAACCAGTGCCAATGAAATCTGCTACCACCAGTTCCACTACAAGATGGACGACGTCATAGTCAACCAGTACGTGCTGcgttcctcctccacctcctcctcctcttcttcctcctcctcctcgggACCCGTCATGCCGTGCGAGCCCCTGGATTGCCCTACCTGTGGCCACACATACAACTTTGCCGGGAAGCGGCCGCGCATCCTCTCCTGCCTGCACTCGGTGTGCGAGGAATGCCTGCAGATCCTCTACGAGTCGTGTCCCAAGTACAAGTTCATCTCCTGCCCCACGTGTCGGCGTGAGACGGTGCTGTTCACTGACTATGGCCTGGCTGCTCTGGCCATCAACACCAGCATCCTGAGCCGCTTGCCCTCTGACCCCAACGGGCCCGTGCAGTGGGGCGGGGACGCCGACCGCAGCTGCTACCAGACTGTGCGTCAGTACTGCCAGTCAGCCTGCACCTGCCAGATTGCCAACCCCTTGTCTTCCTGTGGTATCATGTAG
- the si:dkey-106l3.7 gene encoding uncharacterized protein si:dkey-106l3.7 has product MNLYKSFGNLMETWVTEEDTSPDSEWLQRNAKDPPTPSSEMETNGRSESVDSGVETASCDTCFRGTSSFASTEIEGEDLTPALTAQSPVFSSPNPTCSSSSSSLLCSSSARKDCTALHLKLEQALQRTESMYSKGNSEPPAPEEMLSRRPQQSCSIKRHTSELVRGQRSDRLDQRRTVSPPVSIQPMSEMCTRTQSMKSNRRTSEDFGCNEIKELSPGFIYLEQVCQKLEDIARQQMENRALHLQADVLVKQKVFQVSQTPDICQTDSVTAEKDLTTCQSLEDTVNAEHVSSEPKQRKYGHFRQRSASDTTLAMMHLKKVNADCRGQHMSTHDLLEELEEDQENQESTVEETKKPQMNWRKKILSLRREGSTASYKRSQQMQPSEKNSTRRRLSQLFKRKDKTV; this is encoded by the exons ATGAATCTGTACAAGAGCTTTGGAAACCTCATGGAGACTTGGGTAACTGAAGAAGACACAAGTCCCGACTCAGAGTGGCTTCAGCGCAATGCTAAAGACCCTCCAACACCTTCCTCAGAGATGGAAACAAACGGGCGCTCAGAATCAGTGGACTCTGGAGTGGAGACGGCCAGCTGTGACACATGTTTTCGTGGTACATCCTCCTTTGCCTCAACAGAAATAGAAGGAGAAGATCTCACTCCAGCATTAACAGCGCAGTCTCCTGTGTTCTCCTCTCCCAATCCCACctgctcctcttcttcatcctcGCTTCTATGTTCCAGCAGCGCTCGGAAAGACTGTACTGCCTTGCACCTTAAATTAGAGCAAGCGCTACAAAGGACTGAATCTATGTATTCAAAGGGCAACTCAGAGCCCCCAGCACCAGAAGAAATGCTCAGTCGGCGGCCTCAACAGTCTTGTTCTATCAAACGGCACACATCGGAGTTAGTAAGAGGTCAAAGATCAGACAGACTTGACCAAAGAAGGACAGTCAGTCCACCTGTTTCCATTCAGCCAATGTCAGAAATGTGCACACGGACTCAGTCTATGAAGAGTAACAGGCGGACATCAGAG GACTTTGGTTGCAATGAGATAAAAGAACTGAGTCCTGGGTTCATCTACCTGGAGCAGGTGTGTCAGAAGCTAGAAGATATTGCAAGGCAGCAGATGGAAAACCGAGCGCTGCATTTGCAGGCAGACGTCCTCGTAAAACAGAAAGTCTTCCAAGTGAGCCAG actcCTGACATCTGTCAGACTGACTCTGTAACTGCAGAGAAGGACTTAACCACTTGTCAAAGCCTTGAAGATACAGTAAATGCAGAGCATGTTAGCAGTGAACCCAAGCAGCGGAAATACGGACATTTTCGGCAGAGATCAGCTTCAGATACAACTCTTGCCATGATGCACTTAA AAAAAGTGAATGCAGACTGCAGAGGGCAGCATATGAGTACACATGACTTACTGGAGGAGCTTGAGGAAGACCAAGAAAATCAG GAATCCACAGTGGAGGAGACAAAAAAACCTCAAATGAACTGGAGGAAAAAAATCCTGTCTTTGAGAAGAGAGGGGTCTACTGCTTCATATAAAAGGAG CCAACAGATGCAGCCATCTGAGAAAAACTCGACCCGTCGAAGGCTGAGCCAGCTGTTCAAGAGGAAAGACAAAACTGTATAA